A portion of the Stella humosa genome contains these proteins:
- a CDS encoding ABC transporter ATP-binding protein: MTPLLAVRGLTRRYGALVAVDAVDFAVLPGETHAVIGPNGAGKSSFLAMLAGETRPDAGTIALDGHDVTRLPAAARARRGIGRAFQITAVVRDQSVLRNAMLAVLAASGQGFGLWRPAMRDAALLADARALLARVGLEGAQARAAGDLAHGQQRQLELAMALAGRPRLLLLDEPTAGTGPEESRAMVALLGDLRARADDRPAIVLVEHDLDAVFALADRITVLAEGRVIACGTPAAVRADAAVRQAYLGDDAA, encoded by the coding sequence GTGACGCCGCTGCTGGCGGTCCGCGGCCTGACGCGGCGCTACGGCGCCCTGGTCGCCGTCGACGCGGTCGATTTCGCAGTGCTGCCGGGCGAGACGCACGCCGTCATCGGGCCCAACGGGGCCGGCAAGAGCAGCTTCCTGGCGATGCTGGCGGGCGAGACCCGGCCGGATGCCGGCACGATCGCGCTCGACGGTCATGACGTCACCCGCCTGCCAGCCGCCGCCCGCGCCCGCCGCGGCATCGGCCGGGCATTCCAGATCACCGCCGTGGTGCGCGACCAGAGCGTGCTGCGCAACGCGATGCTGGCGGTCCTGGCGGCAAGCGGCCAGGGCTTCGGCCTGTGGCGCCCGGCGATGCGGGATGCGGCACTGCTGGCCGATGCCCGCGCGCTGCTTGCGCGCGTCGGGCTGGAAGGGGCGCAGGCACGGGCGGCCGGCGATCTCGCCCACGGCCAGCAGCGCCAGCTCGAACTGGCGATGGCCCTGGCCGGCCGGCCGCGGCTGCTGCTGCTGGACGAGCCCACGGCGGGCACCGGGCCGGAGGAATCCCGCGCGATGGTGGCGCTGCTGGGCGACCTGCGCGCACGGGCCGACGACCGGCCGGCGATTGTCCTGGTCGAGCATGACCTGGATGCCGTCTTCGCCCTGGCCGACCGCATCACCGTGCTGGCCGAAGGCCGGGTGATCGCCTGTGGCACGCCGGCCGCGGTGCGCGCCGATGCCGCGGTGCGCCAGGCCTATCTGGGCGACGACGCGGCATGA
- a CDS encoding ABC transporter substrate-binding protein, which produces MRKVLVAAVATAMAAAGPALAQQVKVGFVATFSGPNAALGDHLYQGFQVGLDHAGGKLGGLATEILKEDDQLKPDVGVQVVRKLIDRDKVDVVSGVVFSNVMMAIHKPLTESKTPMISANAGPSPIAGKLCSPFFFAASWQNDQSHEAVGQHLQTKGVKRVYLMAPNYQAGRDGLAGFKRYFKGEVLGEVYTTVNQPDYSAELAQIRAAKPEAVYVFYPGGMGVNFVKQYGQAGLTKDFPLYSAFTVDATTLAAQGDAAVGTFTAAFWTADLDNAANKRFVADYQKKYGSLPSTFAAQGYDAARLLDAAIRGAGGKVSDRDALAAAIKKASFESVRGPFRFNTNNFPIHDFYLVETVKAADGSLQQVNRGVVFKDHADAYVGECAMK; this is translated from the coding sequence ATGCGGAAGGTTCTGGTGGCGGCCGTCGCGACGGCAATGGCGGCGGCAGGCCCGGCCTTGGCGCAGCAGGTGAAGGTCGGCTTCGTCGCCACCTTCTCCGGCCCCAATGCCGCACTGGGCGACCATCTCTACCAGGGCTTCCAGGTCGGGCTGGATCATGCCGGCGGCAAGCTCGGCGGGCTGGCGACGGAAATCCTCAAGGAAGACGACCAGTTGAAGCCGGATGTCGGCGTGCAGGTGGTGCGCAAACTGATCGACCGCGACAAGGTCGACGTCGTCTCGGGCGTCGTCTTCTCCAACGTCATGATGGCGATCCACAAGCCGCTGACGGAATCGAAGACGCCGATGATCAGCGCCAATGCCGGGCCGTCGCCCATCGCCGGCAAGCTGTGCTCGCCCTTCTTCTTCGCCGCCTCCTGGCAGAACGACCAGTCGCACGAGGCCGTGGGCCAGCACCTCCAGACCAAGGGCGTGAAGCGGGTCTATCTCATGGCCCCCAACTACCAGGCGGGCCGCGACGGGCTGGCCGGCTTCAAGCGCTACTTCAAGGGCGAGGTGCTGGGCGAGGTCTACACGACCGTCAACCAGCCCGACTATTCGGCCGAGCTGGCGCAGATCCGCGCTGCCAAGCCCGAGGCCGTCTATGTCTTCTATCCGGGCGGCATGGGCGTCAATTTCGTGAAGCAGTACGGCCAGGCCGGCCTGACCAAGGACTTCCCGCTCTATTCCGCCTTCACCGTCGATGCGACCACCCTGGCCGCCCAGGGCGACGCCGCGGTCGGCACCTTCACGGCCGCCTTCTGGACGGCCGACCTCGACAATGCCGCCAACAAGCGCTTCGTGGCCGACTACCAGAAGAAGTACGGCAGCCTGCCGTCCACCTTCGCAGCCCAGGGCTATGACGCCGCCCGCCTGCTCGACGCCGCCATCCGCGGCGCCGGCGGCAAGGTATCCGACCGCGACGCGCTGGCGGCCGCGATCAAGAAGGCCTCGTTCGAATCCGTGCGCGGTCCCTTCCGCTTCAACACCAACAACTTCCCCATCCACGATTTCTACCTGGTGGAGACGGTGAAGGCGGCCGACGGCTCCTTGCAGCAGGTCAATCGCGGGGTCGTCTTCAAGGACCATGCCGATGCCTATGTCGGCGAATGCGCGATGAAGTGA
- a CDS encoding sulfurtransferase TusA family protein has protein sequence MEMVELDTSGLKCPLPVLKARRALAKTAPGGLLRVLATDPGALGDFKVMCQQAGLVLENWSEADGTWTIDLRKPAG, from the coding sequence ATGGAGATGGTGGAACTCGACACGTCGGGCCTGAAGTGCCCGCTGCCGGTGCTGAAGGCGCGCCGCGCCCTGGCGAAGACCGCGCCCGGCGGCCTGCTGCGCGTGCTCGCGACCGACCCGGGCGCGCTCGGCGACTTCAAGGTGATGTGCCAGCAGGCGGGGCTGGTGCTGGAGAACTGGAGCGAGGCCGACGGGACCTGGACGATCGACCTGCGAAAGCCGGCCGGGTAG
- a CDS encoding ABC transporter ATP-binding protein, whose product MTAPLLQLAGVAAAYGQSRVLFGVDLTVPSGSAVALLGRNGMGKTTTIRTILGLLPIQAGAIRLGGRPIAGWPAHRIARAGIGLVPEGRQVFPNLTVHENLVATARPQPGGWTLARVHDLFPRLAERAGHLGSELSGGEQQMLAIGRALMTNPSLLILDEATEGLAPLIRQQIWAALAHLRAAGLAILVVDKDVAALSRLCDHHVVLERGRVVWSGSSADLRADPQAVERHLSLAAPAA is encoded by the coding sequence ATGACCGCACCCTTGCTCCAACTGGCGGGGGTCGCCGCGGCCTACGGCCAGAGCCGGGTCCTGTTCGGCGTCGACCTGACCGTGCCGTCCGGGTCGGCCGTGGCCCTGCTCGGCCGCAACGGCATGGGCAAGACGACGACGATCCGCACGATCCTGGGCCTGCTGCCGATCCAGGCGGGTGCGATCCGGCTGGGCGGCCGCCCGATCGCGGGCTGGCCCGCCCATCGCATCGCCCGCGCCGGCATCGGCCTGGTGCCGGAGGGGCGCCAGGTCTTTCCCAACCTGACGGTGCACGAGAACCTGGTCGCCACCGCCCGCCCCCAGCCCGGCGGCTGGACGCTGGCGCGGGTCCACGACCTGTTCCCGCGACTGGCCGAGCGCGCGGGCCATCTCGGCAGCGAGCTGTCGGGCGGCGAGCAGCAGATGCTGGCGATCGGCCGCGCGCTGATGACCAACCCGTCGCTGCTGATCCTGGACGAGGCGACGGAGGGGCTGGCGCCGCTGATCCGACAGCAGATCTGGGCCGCCCTTGCCCATCTGCGCGCGGCCGGGCTGGCCATCCTGGTGGTCGACAAGGACGTGGCCGCGCTGTCCCGCCTCTGCGACCACCACGTCGTGCTGGAGCGCGGGCGCGTCGTCTGGTCGGGCTCTTCGGCCGATCTCCGCGCCGATCCGCAGGCGGTGGAACGCCATCTTTCGCTGGCCGCGCCGGCCGCCTGA
- a CDS encoding iron-containing alcohol dehydrogenase: MTVAQITQPRLLQVGPGAVGDVATVLRRIGGRRPLIVTDAYMLSSGTIDRVTKPLAEAGISFEIFSDTVPDPTTTVVEAGAAVLKAGGYDSIVALGGGSPIDTAKAMSVLAANGGAMRDYKVPNDIPKMGVPLVAIPTTAGTGAEVTRFTVITDVEHDEKMLIAGLPCVPAAALVDFELTMTMPRRLTADTGIDSLTHAIEAYVSRRANPMSDMYAVRAMGLIARNIRRACAEPADRAAREAMMLGATLGGLAFTNSSVALVHGMSRPIGAFFHVPHGLSNAMLLPAVTAFSAGSALPRYADCARAMGAAGTDEGDQAAVARLLDELRRLNEELEVPTPQSYGIEKGRWDTLLPTMAQQALASGSPGNNPRVPTAEEIMGLYAQAWS; the protein is encoded by the coding sequence ATGACTGTCGCACAGATCACGCAGCCGCGTTTGCTACAGGTTGGACCCGGGGCAGTAGGCGATGTCGCCACCGTACTCCGGCGCATCGGCGGGCGGCGCCCGCTCATCGTGACCGACGCCTACATGCTCTCCAGCGGCACCATTGATCGCGTGACCAAGCCGCTGGCGGAAGCCGGCATCTCTTTCGAGATCTTCTCCGACACCGTGCCCGATCCGACCACCACCGTGGTCGAGGCCGGCGCCGCCGTGCTGAAGGCCGGTGGCTATGACAGCATCGTGGCGCTGGGCGGCGGCAGCCCGATCGACACCGCCAAGGCGATGTCGGTGCTGGCCGCCAACGGCGGCGCGATGCGCGACTACAAGGTGCCGAACGACATCCCGAAGATGGGCGTGCCGCTGGTGGCGATTCCGACGACGGCCGGAACCGGCGCCGAGGTGACGCGCTTCACCGTCATCACCGATGTCGAGCATGACGAGAAGATGCTGATCGCCGGCCTGCCCTGCGTCCCCGCCGCGGCCCTCGTCGACTTCGAATTGACGATGACGATGCCGCGCCGGCTGACCGCGGACACCGGCATCGACAGCCTGACCCATGCCATCGAGGCCTATGTCAGCCGCCGCGCCAACCCGATGTCGGACATGTATGCGGTGCGGGCCATGGGCCTGATCGCGCGCAACATCCGACGCGCCTGCGCCGAGCCTGCCGACCGCGCCGCGCGCGAGGCGATGATGCTGGGCGCCACGCTGGGCGGGCTCGCCTTCACCAATTCGTCGGTCGCGCTCGTCCATGGCATGAGCCGGCCAATCGGGGCTTTCTTCCACGTGCCCCACGGGCTCTCGAACGCCATGCTGCTGCCCGCCGTCACGGCCTTCTCGGCCGGGTCGGCGCTTCCCCGCTATGCCGATTGCGCCAGAGCCATGGGTGCGGCCGGCACGGACGAGGGAGACCAGGCGGCGGTGGCGCGTCTCCTCGATGAGTTGCGGCGTCTCAACGAGGAGCTGGAGGTACCAACGCCGCAGTCCTACGGCATCGAGAAGGGGCGCTGGGATACGCTGCTGCCGACGATGGCGCAGCAGGCGCTCGCCTCCGGTTCGCCCGGCAACAACCCGCGCGTTCCTACCGCCGAGGAGATCATGGGCCTGTATGCGCAGGCCTGGTCCTAG
- a CDS encoding 2-keto-4-pentenoate hydratase, with translation MRIAIAAAIVMAATSVHAACPDAAAIGRFVADYKSLTPARSFGPGLSVADGLCAQDAIVAALSADLGAPVGYKVGLTSKATQDRFKVPHPVRGVLLEKMLLADGARVAVPYGAIPVMEADLLVRVRDGAINDAASDLDVLRNLSAVVPFIELPDLAYAPGELLDGGNLTAINVAARLGVVGADIPVEATEAFAAALAAMKIRMVDDTGKQLAEATGAAVLDHPINVVRWLVQDLKANGRRLKAGDIISLGSFSPLLPAVPAIGRTITVEYTGLPGGPRSVSMALVAKGN, from the coding sequence ATGCGCATCGCCATTGCCGCAGCCATCGTCATGGCCGCTACTTCCGTCCATGCCGCCTGCCCGGACGCAGCCGCGATCGGGCGCTTCGTCGCCGACTACAAGTCGCTGACCCCGGCCCGCAGCTTCGGCCCAGGCCTGTCGGTGGCGGACGGGCTGTGCGCCCAGGACGCCATCGTCGCCGCGCTGTCGGCCGACCTCGGCGCCCCGGTCGGCTACAAGGTCGGGCTGACCAGCAAGGCGACGCAGGACCGCTTCAAGGTTCCCCATCCGGTGCGCGGCGTGCTGCTGGAGAAGATGCTTCTGGCCGATGGCGCGCGCGTGGCCGTGCCCTATGGCGCGATCCCGGTGATGGAGGCGGACCTGCTGGTGCGGGTGCGCGACGGCGCGATCAACGACGCCGCGTCGGACCTGGACGTCCTGCGCAATCTGTCGGCGGTGGTGCCGTTCATCGAGCTGCCCGACCTCGCCTACGCGCCGGGCGAACTGCTGGATGGCGGCAACCTGACGGCGATCAACGTCGCCGCCCGCCTGGGCGTCGTCGGCGCCGACATCCCGGTCGAGGCGACCGAGGCCTTTGCCGCAGCGCTGGCGGCGATGAAGATCCGGATGGTGGATGACACCGGCAAACAACTGGCCGAGGCGACGGGTGCCGCCGTCCTCGATCACCCGATCAATGTCGTGCGCTGGCTGGTGCAGGACTTGAAGGCGAACGGCCGCCGGTTGAAGGCCGGCGACATCATCAGCCTGGGGTCCTTCTCGCCCCTGCTGCCGGCCGTGCCGGCGATCGGGCGGACGATCACGGTGGAATATACCGGCCTGCCCGGCGGCCCACGCAGCGTGTCGATGGCGCTGGTCGCCAAGGGCAACTGA
- the pcaF gene encoding 3-oxoadipyl-CoA thiolase, translated as MTEAFICDAVRTPIGRYGGVLSSVRPDDLGAVPIRALIARNPGVDWQALDDVIYGCANQAGEDNRNVARMSALLAGLPTDVPGATINRLCGSGMDAIAMAARSIRAGDAELVLAGGVESMSRAPFVMGKADSAFSRDAQIYDTTIGWRFVNPLMKAQYGIDSMPETAENVAEEFQISRADQDAFAVRSQQKAVAAQQSGRLGREIVGVSIAQRKGPAVVVEQDEHPRGDTTIESLGKLKTPFRAGGTVTAGNASGVNDGAAAVIVASEAAIRRHGLTPLARVVTGGSAGVAPRVMGIGPVPAARKVLDRLGLDISAIDVIELNEAFAAQALAVTRQLGLADDDARVNPNGGAIALGHPLGMSGARLVATAAYQLAETGGKRALCTMCIGVGQGIAMVIERA; from the coding sequence ATGACCGAAGCCTTCATCTGCGACGCCGTGCGCACCCCCATCGGCCGCTACGGCGGCGTGCTGTCGAGCGTGCGTCCCGACGACCTGGGCGCCGTGCCGATCCGCGCCTTGATCGCGCGCAATCCGGGCGTCGACTGGCAGGCGCTGGACGACGTGATCTATGGCTGTGCCAACCAGGCGGGCGAGGATAATCGCAACGTCGCGCGCATGTCGGCGCTGCTGGCCGGCCTGCCGACCGACGTGCCCGGCGCCACCATCAACCGCCTGTGCGGGTCGGGCATGGATGCGATCGCCATGGCCGCGCGCTCGATCCGCGCGGGCGATGCAGAACTGGTCCTGGCCGGCGGCGTCGAGAGCATGTCGCGCGCGCCCTTCGTGATGGGCAAGGCCGACAGCGCCTTCTCGCGCGATGCCCAGATCTACGACACCACCATCGGCTGGCGTTTCGTGAACCCGCTCATGAAGGCGCAGTACGGGATCGATTCCATGCCCGAGACGGCGGAGAACGTGGCCGAGGAATTCCAGATCTCGCGCGCCGACCAGGATGCCTTCGCCGTTCGCAGCCAACAGAAGGCCGTGGCCGCCCAGCAGTCGGGCCGCCTGGGACGCGAGATCGTCGGCGTCAGCATCGCCCAGCGCAAGGGTCCGGCGGTCGTCGTCGAGCAGGACGAGCATCCGCGCGGCGACACGACCATCGAATCGCTGGGCAAGCTGAAGACCCCCTTCCGTGCCGGCGGCACGGTGACAGCCGGCAACGCGTCCGGCGTCAATGACGGCGCGGCCGCGGTCATCGTCGCCTCCGAGGCAGCGATCCGCCGCCATGGCCTGACGCCGCTGGCCCGCGTCGTCACCGGCGGCAGTGCTGGGGTGGCGCCGCGGGTCATGGGCATCGGCCCGGTGCCGGCCGCGCGCAAGGTGCTCGACCGGCTCGGCCTCGACATCTCGGCCATCGACGTGATCGAGCTGAACGAGGCTTTCGCGGCCCAGGCGCTGGCCGTCACCCGGCAACTCGGCCTGGCCGACGACGATGCGCGGGTCAACCCGAACGGCGGCGCCATTGCGCTCGGCCATCCGCTCGGCATGAGCGGCGCCCGCCTGGTGGCGACCGCCGCCTATCAATTGGCCGAGACGGGCGGCAAGCGCGCGCTCTGCACCATGTGCATCGGCGTCGGCCAGGGTATCGCCATGGTCATCGAGCGGGCCTGA
- a CDS encoding TAXI family TRAP transporter solute-binding subunit has protein sequence MTAPTDEKVSLRRSGWGRSGWDGIGRRTFLGALGGGLASALAPRQLFAQSPEVDRAGPVRFFRIGTGGAGGTYFPIGRLLGSAVSNPPGSRPCDKGGSCGVPGLIAVAQSTQGSVENLSLMLAKRLESALCQADIAHWAYTGTGMFDGKPAMTSLRAVASLFREPVHVVVRQDSRIESIDELKGKRVSIGEEFSGTRVDAVLVLASHGVQEKDIEPRFLRTGAAADALRDGSIDAFFFIAGYPVSAIEDLARRLPIRLLPVVGPPADLLRSTGPFFIDTMIPAQTYQDVPATPTVSVAALWVVDAELPDTLVQAIARSLWHASARRLFDSGHPEARNIQLQTARAGVTIPFHPGAEAFYAEPPAAR, from the coding sequence ATGACCGCGCCGACTGACGAGAAGGTCTCGCTGCGCCGGTCTGGATGGGGCCGGTCTGGATGGGACGGTATCGGCCGACGGACTTTCCTGGGCGCGCTGGGTGGCGGGCTGGCAAGCGCCCTGGCGCCGCGCCAGTTGTTCGCGCAGTCGCCGGAGGTGGATCGCGCCGGTCCGGTGCGCTTCTTCCGCATCGGCACCGGCGGCGCCGGCGGCACCTATTTCCCGATCGGCCGGCTGCTGGGATCGGCCGTCAGCAACCCGCCCGGCTCGCGCCCCTGCGACAAGGGTGGAAGCTGCGGCGTGCCGGGCCTGATCGCGGTCGCGCAGTCGACCCAGGGCTCGGTCGAGAACCTGTCGCTGATGCTGGCCAAGCGGCTGGAATCCGCACTCTGCCAGGCCGACATCGCGCACTGGGCCTATACCGGCACCGGCATGTTCGACGGCAAGCCGGCGATGACCTCGCTACGCGCCGTCGCCTCCCTCTTCCGCGAGCCGGTGCATGTCGTCGTGCGGCAGGATTCGCGGATCGAATCCATCGACGAGCTGAAGGGCAAGCGGGTCTCGATCGGCGAAGAGTTCTCCGGCACGCGGGTCGACGCGGTGCTTGTGCTGGCCTCGCACGGCGTCCAGGAGAAGGACATCGAGCCGCGCTTCCTGCGCACGGGGGCTGCCGCCGATGCCCTGCGCGACGGCAGCATCGACGCCTTCTTCTTCATTGCCGGCTACCCCGTCTCGGCGATCGAGGACCTGGCCCGCCGCCTGCCGATCCGCCTGCTACCGGTGGTCGGGCCGCCGGCCGACCTGCTGCGCAGCACCGGGCCCTTCTTCATCGACACGATGATCCCGGCCCAGACCTACCAGGACGTGCCGGCGACGCCGACGGTCAGCGTCGCTGCCTTGTGGGTCGTCGATGCAGAGCTGCCCGATACGCTGGTGCAGGCGATCGCGCGCTCCTTGTGGCATGCGAGTGCCCGCCGCCTCTTCGACAGCGGTCACCCCGAGGCCCGCAACATCCAGCTCCAGACCGCGCGGGCGGGCGTCACCATCCCCTTCCACCCGGGGGCCGAGGCCTTCTACGCCGAGCCGCCCGCCGCCCGCTGA
- a CDS encoding branched-chain amino acid ABC transporter permease — MDPILLATQALNGLQLGVMLFLMAAGMTLVFGIMGLINLAHGSLYMAGAYAMAATFGATGSFLAGLGAALAAVAVLGAAMEYAVLRRLYARDHLDQVLATFGFILVFNELARMIWGPAALFLTVPAALSHTVEILPGAPYPAYRLAVIGAGIAVAIALYLLIARTRLGMLIRAGASNRTMVSALGVDIGRLYTLVFALGAALAGLAGAMAGPVLSVEPGMGEPVLILTLVVIVVGGIGSIRGAFVAALLIGFIDTIGRAFLPALLRDLLAPSAANAVGPALASMLIYLTMAVVLAIRPQGLFAARTG, encoded by the coding sequence TTGGACCCGATCCTGCTGGCGACCCAGGCGCTGAACGGGTTGCAGCTTGGCGTCATGCTGTTCCTGATGGCGGCCGGCATGACGCTCGTCTTCGGCATCATGGGGCTGATCAACCTGGCGCATGGCTCGCTCTACATGGCGGGCGCCTACGCCATGGCGGCCACCTTCGGGGCGACCGGCTCGTTCCTGGCCGGTTTGGGTGCGGCGTTGGCCGCCGTCGCGGTCCTGGGCGCGGCGATGGAGTACGCCGTGCTGCGCCGGCTCTATGCCCGTGATCATCTCGACCAGGTACTGGCGACCTTCGGCTTCATCCTCGTCTTCAACGAGCTGGCGCGGATGATCTGGGGGCCGGCTGCCCTCTTCCTCACCGTGCCGGCCGCACTGTCGCACACGGTCGAGATCCTCCCGGGCGCCCCCTACCCCGCCTACCGGCTGGCGGTGATCGGCGCCGGCATCGCCGTGGCGATCGCCCTCTACCTGCTGATCGCCCGCACGCGCCTGGGCATGCTGATCCGGGCGGGCGCCAGCAACCGCACGATGGTCTCGGCCCTGGGGGTCGACATCGGCCGGCTCTACACCCTGGTCTTCGCGCTGGGCGCCGCACTGGCCGGGCTGGCCGGGGCGATGGCCGGGCCGGTGCTGTCGGTCGAGCCCGGCATGGGCGAGCCGGTGCTGATCCTGACGCTGGTGGTGATCGTCGTGGGCGGCATCGGCTCCATCCGCGGCGCCTTCGTGGCGGCCCTGCTGATCGGCTTCATCGACACCATCGGCCGGGCCTTCCTGCCGGCCCTGCTGCGCGACCTGCTGGCGCCTTCGGCCGCCAATGCCGTCGGCCCGGCGCTGGCCTCGATGCTGATCTACCTCACCATGGCGGTCGTGCTGGCCATCCGGCCCCAGGGCCTGTTCGCCGCCCGCACCGGCTGA
- a CDS encoding branched-chain amino acid ABC transporter permease has product MVRLLSWAALLAAAALLPFAADLAGQGYYVGFATRILVFAIAAMALDLVLGYGGLVSLGHAAYLGIGAYAVGIWTSHGVTAAPVHWATAIAAGGLFALLTGLVALRTAGVAFIMITLAFAQMLFFLAVSLKGYGGDDGLTLWDTARLGPLDLGDDRTLYWVALAWLVLLLLLGRRLVGARFGLVLLGARANERRMRAMGLEVGRHRLLAYVLSGMATSIAGCLLAHTTDFVSPAYMNWQVSGELVVMVILGGIGTLYGAIVGAAALLLLEELLAGLTQHWRLILGAILIAMAILPRRGLATLLAAIRGRS; this is encoded by the coding sequence ATGGTCCGCCTCCTCTCCTGGGCTGCCCTGCTGGCGGCAGCCGCCCTGCTGCCGTTCGCGGCCGACCTTGCCGGCCAGGGCTATTATGTCGGCTTCGCCACCCGCATCCTGGTCTTCGCGATCGCTGCCATGGCGCTCGACCTGGTGCTGGGCTATGGCGGCCTGGTCAGCCTGGGCCATGCCGCCTATCTCGGCATCGGCGCCTATGCGGTCGGCATCTGGACCAGCCACGGTGTCACGGCCGCGCCCGTCCACTGGGCGACGGCGATTGCGGCCGGCGGCCTCTTTGCCCTGCTGACGGGGCTGGTGGCGCTGCGTACCGCCGGCGTCGCCTTCATCATGATCACGCTGGCCTTCGCGCAGATGCTGTTCTTCCTTGCGGTGTCGCTGAAGGGCTATGGCGGCGACGACGGGCTGACGCTGTGGGACACGGCCCGCCTGGGGCCGCTCGACCTCGGCGACGACCGCACGCTCTACTGGGTGGCGCTGGCCTGGCTCGTCCTGCTGCTGCTGCTGGGCCGGCGGCTCGTCGGCGCCCGCTTCGGCCTGGTGCTGCTGGGCGCCCGCGCCAACGAGCGGAGGATGCGGGCCATGGGGCTGGAGGTCGGTCGCCACCGGCTGCTGGCCTATGTCCTGTCGGGCATGGCGACCAGCATCGCCGGCTGCCTGCTGGCCCACACGACCGATTTCGTCAGCCCGGCCTACATGAACTGGCAGGTATCGGGCGAACTGGTGGTCATGGTCATCCTGGGTGGCATCGGCACCCTCTATGGCGCGATCGTAGGCGCCGCCGCCCTGTTGCTGCTGGAGGAGCTGCTGGCCGGCCTGACCCAGCACTGGCGGCTGATCCTGGGCGCCATCCTGATCGCCATGGCGATCCTGCCGCGGCGCGGCCTCGCGACGCTCCTGGCAGCCATTCGGGGGCGGTCGTGA
- a CDS encoding Lrp/AsnC ligand binding domain-containing protein encodes MQTIFVMVKCELGRAYAVADEAVMGVEQVSEVHSISGQYDLLVKCYLPDGMDIGHFVTERIQTLPGIKDTFTLIAFKAFA; translated from the coding sequence ATGCAGACGATCTTCGTCATGGTCAAATGCGAGCTGGGCCGCGCCTATGCCGTCGCCGACGAGGCGGTCATGGGCGTGGAGCAGGTGTCGGAGGTCCATTCGATCTCCGGCCAGTACGACCTGCTGGTGAAATGCTACCTGCCGGACGGGATGGACATCGGCCATTTCGTCACCGAGCGCATCCAGACGCTGCCCGGCATCAAGGACACCTTCACGCTGATCGCCTTCAAGGCGTTCGCCTGA